Proteins encoded in a region of the Rutidosis leptorrhynchoides isolate AG116_Rl617_1_P2 chromosome 9, CSIRO_AGI_Rlap_v1, whole genome shotgun sequence genome:
- the LOC139866594 gene encoding uncharacterized protein, translating into MTICTNLVSQIRDAQLEAMKEEHWKDEASKGLIKKFEVKGDGTGYFAGRLWVPKYGELRKLVLDEAHKTRYSIHPGTGKMYHDIKEFYWWPNMKADVATYVSQCLTCAKVKVENQKPSGYHASIKATPFEALYGRKCRSPLYWSQVSDRQLTGLEIIHETTEKIFQI; encoded by the exons ATGACTATTTGTACAAATCTTGTTTCGCAAATCCGAGATGCTCAGCTAGAGGCTATGAAGGAGGAACATTGGAAGGATGAGGCGAGTAAAGGATTGATTAAGAAATTTGAAGTAAAGGGTGATGGGACCggatactttgcaggacgtctatGGGTACCAAAGTATGGTGAATTAAGAAAACTTGTGTTAGATGAAGCGCACAAGACGAGATACTCAATTCACCCTGGAACTGGGAAAATGTATCACGATATCAAggaattttattggtggcctaacatgaaagctgacgTTGCCACTTATGTGAGCCAATGTCTGACTTGTGCGAAAGTCAAAGTGGAGAATCAAAAACCGTCAGG ttatcacgcgagtattaaagccacaCCATTTGAAGCTCTCTATGGTAGAAAATGTAGATCACCTCTATATTGGAGTCAAGTCAGTGACAGACAACTCACTGGTCTAGAAATCATACATGAGACTACAGAGAAAATCTTTCAGATTTAA